A genome region from Bacteroidota bacterium includes the following:
- a CDS encoding Crp/Fnr family transcriptional regulator: MKLIKEDLNKRNKEIDCIYKVDEILKKFDNPIEEIFKLLLKIIPQAWRFPEICKIRINYNSLIVSDENLVETDLKQIAPISTEDQAVGEIQLYYIKTVKSEKGIFSIEEQKLLNTIAEKIGNFILYKKLRKSITKIDKEKKLNFEEQNTSEKLLNWLKSLKLSNDEISQFTRIKINFRKNETICKQGAIASYIMILEEGLTKNFLEGNHDKGVNFKIVKPFDFIGLSSMFGDKRYHFSGSTLVASKIFLIDAEVFLNTIKNNYEFAKIVMNWYCSTINDHLQRLSCIANKQALGRIAEILIYLTNDVFENSTIDQSISRKDIAELAGMSTESAVRILSELKNDKIIKITKSGIEITNPKLLNSISLAG; the protein is encoded by the coding sequence TTGAAACTTATTAAAGAAGACCTAAATAAAAGAAATAAAGAAATTGATTGTATTTATAAGGTTGATGAGATCTTAAAAAAATTTGATAATCCGATTGAAGAGATTTTTAAACTGTTATTGAAGATTATTCCTCAGGCATGGCGATTTCCCGAAATATGCAAGATTAGGATAAATTATAATAGTTTGATTGTTTCGGATGAGAATTTAGTTGAGACCGACTTAAAACAAATTGCACCCATCAGTACAGAAGATCAGGCAGTTGGAGAAATACAGTTATATTACATAAAAACTGTGAAATCGGAAAAAGGCATTTTTTCTATAGAAGAGCAAAAACTACTGAATACCATTGCTGAAAAAATTGGTAATTTCATACTATACAAAAAGTTACGCAAATCGATAACGAAAATAGATAAAGAAAAAAAGCTAAATTTTGAAGAACAAAACACTTCCGAAAAATTATTAAATTGGCTTAAAAGTTTGAAATTGTCCAATGATGAAATTTCGCAGTTTACTCGAATAAAAATAAATTTCAGAAAAAATGAAACTATTTGTAAACAAGGGGCAATTGCTTCATACATAATGATTTTGGAAGAAGGGCTTACAAAAAATTTTCTGGAAGGAAACCACGACAAAGGAGTAAATTTCAAAATTGTAAAACCATTCGATTTTATTGGACTATCGTCGATGTTTGGCGACAAAAGATATCATTTTTCGGGATCGACACTTGTTGCTTCAAAAATTTTCCTGATTGATGCAGAAGTATTTCTGAATACAATTAAGAATAATTATGAGTTTGCAAAAATAGTAATGAATTGGTATTGCAGCACTATTAACGACCATTTGCAACGATTGTCGTGTATTGCAAATAAGCAAGCCTTAGGAAGAATTGCAGAAATTCTAATTTATCTCACCAATGACGTTTTTGAAAATTCGACCATAGACCAATCAATTTCACGAAAAGATATTGCAGAACTTGCAGGAATGTCCACCGAAAGTGCAGTCAGAATTCTATCGGAACTGAAAAATGATAAGATCATTAAAATAACTAAATCCGGGATAGAAATCACTAATCCTAAGTTGCTGAATTCTATTAGTTTGGCTGGGTAA